Proteins encoded in a region of the Massilia sp. UMI-21 genome:
- the rplM gene encoding 50S ribosomal protein L13, with amino-acid sequence MKTFSAKGHEVQRDWLVIDATDLVLGRVASEVALRLRGKHKPEFTPHVDTGDYIIVVNAGKLRVTGTKATAKTYYRHSGYPGGIYETNFLKMQQRFPGRALEKAVKGMLPKGPLGYAMIKKLKVYAEGSHPHAAQQPQALTL; translated from the coding sequence ATGAAAACTTTTTCCGCTAAGGGCCATGAAGTCCAGCGCGACTGGTTGGTGATTGACGCGACGGACTTGGTCCTCGGACGTGTTGCCAGCGAAGTGGCACTCCGACTGCGCGGCAAGCACAAGCCGGAGTTCACTCCGCACGTCGATACCGGCGACTACATCATCGTCGTCAATGCAGGCAAGCTGCGCGTGACCGGCACCAAGGCCACCGCCAAGACCTACTACCGTCACTCGGGCTACCCGGGCGGTATCTACGAAACCAACTTCCTGAAAATGCAGCAGCGCTTCCCGGGCCGTGCCCTGGAAAAGGCTGTCAAAGGCATGCTGCCGAAGGGCCCGCTGGGCTATGCAATGATCAAGAAGCTGAAAGTGTACGCGGAAGGTTCGCACCCGCACGCAGCACAGCAACCACAAGCACTGACCCTCTAA
- the rpsI gene encoding 30S ribosomal protein S9, protein MIGNYNYGTGRRKSAVARVFIKAGTGLIVVNGKPANEYFSRETGLMVIRQPLELTGNVERFDIKVNVHGGGESGQAGAVRHGITRALIDYDAGLKGDLARAGFVTRDAREVERKKVGLRKARRAKQFSKR, encoded by the coding sequence ATGATCGGTAACTACAACTACGGCACCGGCCGTCGCAAGAGTGCAGTCGCTCGCGTGTTCATCAAAGCCGGCACCGGCCTGATCGTCGTGAACGGCAAGCCTGCGAACGAATATTTCTCGCGCGAGACCGGCCTGATGGTCATCCGCCAGCCGCTGGAACTGACCGGCAACGTCGAGCGTTTCGACATCAAGGTCAACGTGCACGGTGGTGGTGAGTCGGGCCAGGCAGGCGCCGTCCGTCACGGCATCACCCGCGCCCTGATCGACTACGACGCAGGCCTCAAGGGCGACCTGGCACGTGCCGGTTTCGTCACCCGTGACGCCCGTGAAGTCGAGCGTAAGAAAGTCGGCCTGCGTAAAGCACGTCGCGCAAAGCAGTTCTCGAAGCGTTAA
- a CDS encoding N-acetyl-gamma-glutamyl-phosphate reductase produces the protein MIKVGIVGGTGYTGVELLRLLAVHPDVQLTAITSRKEDGLPVADMFPSLRGVVDLAFSSPDKADLTGCDVVFFATPHGVAMAQAPALLAAGVKVIDLAADFRLKDQATFEKWYKIPHTAPELIEEAVYGLPELNREDIKQARLIANPGCYPTTMQIGFHPLLKAGIVDAGNLIADAKSGVSGAGRKAEIGTLFSEASDNFKAYGVHGHRHTPETSAQLARYTDQKVGLIFTPHLVPMIRGMHATLYARLTKEIDDAALQALFEDAYKDSQFVDVMPFGSHPETRSTRGSNMLRLALHRPEGGNTVVILVVQDNLMKGAAGQAVQCMNLMFGLDEATGLKQIALLP, from the coding sequence ATGATCAAAGTTGGCATCGTTGGCGGAACCGGATACACGGGCGTGGAACTGCTGCGGCTGTTGGCCGTGCACCCCGACGTGCAGCTGACCGCGATCACCTCGCGCAAGGAAGACGGCCTGCCGGTGGCCGATATGTTCCCCTCGCTGCGCGGTGTCGTCGACCTGGCTTTCTCGAGCCCGGACAAGGCCGACCTGACCGGGTGCGACGTGGTGTTCTTCGCCACCCCGCACGGCGTCGCCATGGCCCAGGCCCCGGCGCTGCTGGCGGCCGGCGTCAAGGTCATCGACCTGGCGGCCGACTTCCGCCTGAAGGACCAGGCCACCTTCGAGAAGTGGTACAAGATCCCGCACACCGCGCCCGAACTGATCGAGGAAGCCGTGTACGGCCTGCCGGAGCTGAACCGCGAAGATATCAAGCAGGCGCGCCTGATCGCCAACCCGGGCTGCTACCCGACCACCATGCAGATCGGCTTCCACCCGCTGCTCAAGGCCGGCATCGTCGACGCGGGCAACCTGATCGCCGACGCCAAGTCGGGCGTCTCGGGCGCCGGCCGCAAGGCCGAGATCGGCACGCTGTTCTCGGAAGCGAGCGACAACTTCAAGGCCTACGGCGTGCATGGCCACCGCCACACCCCGGAAACCTCGGCCCAGCTGGCACGCTACACCGATCAGAAGGTCGGCCTGATCTTCACCCCGCACCTGGTGCCGATGATTCGCGGCATGCACGCGACCCTGTACGCGCGCCTGACGAAAGAGATCGACGACGCCGCCCTGCAGGCCCTGTTCGAGGACGCCTACAAGGACAGCCAGTTCGTGGACGTGATGCCCTTCGGCTCGCACCCGGAAACCCGCTCGACCCGCGGCTCGAACATGCTGCGCCTGGCGCTGCACCGTCCGGAAGGCGGCAATACCGTGGTCATCCTGGTGGTGCAGGACAACCTGATGAAGGGCGCCGCCGGCCAGGCGGTGCAGTGCATGAACCTGATGTTCGGCCTGGACGAAGCCACCGGCCTGAAGCAGATCGCGCTGCTGCCATGA